A genomic region of Christiangramia sp. OXR-203 contains the following coding sequences:
- the sbcD gene encoding exonuclease subunit SbcD, which yields MKIVHTADWHIGKKLHKHDLGEDFDLFIDWLTEFIEIDKVDLLLISGDIFDLANPSSEARRQYYRALVRLQKLNCKIIATGGNHDSPAMLDAPQEIMRALDLSIIGGLPQDLDEVIIPVKNKSGETELVVAAIPYLRDADLRSGEQVSNHEDRIEAIRLGIERVFTEAAAICQQKYPGIPAIAMGHLFTAGIESSESERDIQIGNLAAFRASQFGSYYEYLALGHIHKPQRVSAEKPVFYSGSPFPLSFSERSDEKRILLLDTDTNYEPESITIPSFRKLIKLSGNLSELELKLNSLEHNSSLKSLIEVDLVEEQYDAQKVYALDQLVDQFQTDGFEIVKQRVQFKNQIEGSSQLYDQDQQLEDLKPKDVFAELIATHQYSKDDQNEMMAAFDEILEDVQSGNNVI from the coding sequence ATGAAAATAGTTCATACTGCCGACTGGCATATTGGAAAGAAATTACATAAACATGATCTTGGTGAAGACTTCGATCTATTTATCGACTGGCTTACAGAATTTATAGAAATTGATAAGGTAGACCTGCTCTTGATATCCGGGGATATTTTTGACCTGGCGAACCCGTCTTCTGAAGCTCGCAGACAATATTATCGCGCACTCGTTCGCTTACAAAAACTGAATTGCAAGATTATTGCCACCGGCGGGAATCACGATTCTCCGGCCATGCTGGACGCTCCACAGGAAATTATGCGGGCCTTAGATCTTAGTATAATTGGCGGGCTGCCGCAAGATTTGGATGAAGTGATCATTCCGGTAAAAAATAAAAGCGGGGAAACTGAATTGGTGGTCGCAGCGATCCCCTACTTACGGGATGCCGATCTTAGAAGCGGTGAGCAGGTATCAAATCATGAAGATAGAATTGAAGCTATTAGACTGGGAATTGAAAGAGTCTTTACTGAAGCTGCAGCTATTTGCCAGCAAAAATATCCGGGAATTCCTGCAATCGCCATGGGACATTTATTTACGGCGGGAATTGAATCTTCAGAAAGTGAACGAGACATACAAATTGGAAATCTTGCTGCTTTCCGGGCGTCACAATTCGGAAGTTATTATGAGTATCTCGCATTGGGACATATTCACAAACCTCAAAGAGTATCTGCAGAAAAACCTGTTTTCTACAGTGGTTCTCCATTTCCGCTTAGTTTTAGTGAAAGATCTGATGAAAAAAGAATTCTTTTACTGGATACCGATACCAATTATGAACCAGAAAGCATTACGATTCCGAGTTTCAGAAAGCTTATTAAGTTGAGTGGAAATCTTAGCGAACTAGAATTAAAACTTAATTCACTGGAGCATAACTCCAGTTTAAAATCTTTAATAGAAGTAGACTTGGTTGAAGAACAGTATGACGCACAAAAAGTCTATGCGCTGGACCAGTTAGTAGATCAATTTCAAACCGATGGTTTTGAGATCGTAAAACAACGTGTTCAGTTTAAAAATCAGATTGAAGGTAGTTCCCAGTTGTATGACCAGGACCAGCAATTGGAAGATCTAAAGCCTAAAGATGTTTTTGCTGAATTAATAGCCACTCACCAATACTCTAAAGATGATCAAAATGAGATGATGGCTGCTTTTGATGAAATACTGGAAGATGTTCAATCTGGAAACAACGTCATTTAA
- a CDS encoding universal stress protein → MEKKILVPTNFTKHSWSALIFAMKLFKKFPCTFYLINVYSSRGSLSEAMSIHKEDDEETNASVSEKGLARIMQGLNFRKENQKHKFEQISFDGSLVEGIQEQVNKLGIDMIIVGSPGDTAGINTTENNKISKITEKIKECPVLVIPEKYETAVDPNLEIVFPTNLRKPFKPSELEHLIELAQNTECSIRVLYINTEGKALSTEQEKNKEDLLKQLAKVNTSYHMLTKTSPTTGVHLFIESRESDFLALYQRKQGFFGKIFNKAAIEDIDFDPKLPVLILKEIR, encoded by the coding sequence ATGGAAAAGAAGATCCTAGTCCCTACTAATTTTACCAAACACTCATGGAGCGCATTGATCTTTGCCATGAAGCTGTTCAAGAAATTTCCATGTACATTCTATTTAATTAACGTTTATAGCTCTCGCGGTTCATTAAGTGAAGCGATGTCCATCCACAAAGAAGATGATGAGGAAACCAATGCATCTGTTTCTGAAAAAGGACTTGCCAGGATCATGCAGGGATTGAATTTTAGAAAGGAGAATCAAAAACATAAATTTGAACAGATAAGTTTTGATGGCAGTTTGGTTGAGGGAATACAGGAGCAGGTGAATAAGCTTGGAATAGATATGATCATTGTAGGTTCTCCCGGCGATACTGCAGGAATCAATACTACAGAAAACAATAAGATCTCCAAAATCACTGAAAAAATCAAAGAATGCCCGGTACTGGTAATCCCGGAGAAATATGAAACAGCGGTTGATCCTAATTTAGAAATCGTGTTTCCAACAAATTTACGCAAGCCCTTTAAGCCAAGCGAACTGGAACATCTCATAGAACTTGCTCAAAATACAGAATGTTCCATAAGAGTACTCTATATCAATACGGAAGGGAAAGCGCTCTCAACTGAACAGGAGAAAAATAAAGAAGACCTGTTGAAGCAACTGGCCAAGGTAAATACCAGTTATCATATGCTTACCAAAACCAGTCCTACAACCGGAGTGCATTTGTTTATTGAAAGCCGGGAAAGTGATTTTCTTGCGCTGTATCAAAGAAAACAAGGATTCTTCGGAAAGATTTTTAATAAAGCGGCTATTGAGGATATCGACTTTGATCCAAAATTACCAGTGCTTATTCTGAAGGAAATACGCTAA
- a CDS encoding AsmA-like C-terminal region-containing protein, protein MDNTSKKKNRKKPNWIKRILIALGLLFIAPIFLFTLGWFSRDLLIDELQIWYEANSNGTLEIGEVNANFITGFPNVGFSIEDVKQSSFDTILDKRTIIKLARVDVNIAAKDLMRGNIQFRNIKIRDARVHTQVLTQKNLQEYIELKLKKQLEQNSGFDLPSWVHPEKINFQLQNVHLIAENKILHKYFDLVAENVSGQVRSGDEIISGNINYEVLINDLGFNTRKGSFINGALATGSPEFELKKSNYTLSIPAFNLQLDDQNFETEARFVFNKLTEYEFSLKNELTDFKKIQQFLADSLAAKVKPYQLQDPIATNLKLKGKFAYGNVPFIHVDFSTNNNKLQLFEELELENVESHGILTNNLNSVDSFAEQPGKRDIKLYFKDFSANLDDIQVSAQDSYYQSTANLRNQVKANVQVKGSNETMATALDHENFSFKGGQFSLDATIDGNIDDPYMILNAANGTFTMGNTRVALKENNVQLPLKRLDLKLDHNNSTVQQLQIDLPNGESLNFQGTVKNVSALMASSPSAPAEASLILNSEALNLDDLINTATKFTSENDSNQDNLKTLHQTLAAIYKKFRPGFQLNINSVIYQDNLFQNLNARVHLKSSEVIQFDQLQFDYQDAETLLSGSVRVPEVKENNREPIFINVTADSKGSIRVFQDLFNIKLVSLRKGDYAFQGKFTGNVQYFDQLLRNAEGDLQLSGTEFYYPEAELKFAMDTLHVGIEKSNIQIDRFALETIGHHPIYLQSKITDFASFLLEEDSETGSIAVKLDADYINIDQWLESIAEMERDSLKDINKNTHVSNIFQDIYKFHPKIQIELDSVKFNDLISENLKAIVNFENDSILKLDELNLNFKETRANIQGAITAREPVINTENENPFDFQFSLAMQGKSKNLNELLNTVNFELSSGDFEFTGSYQGRAQDLNILNSNAEGDLKLGATLVRINETDLEIPVDSLHLIIKNDLATLDRLDVDLPGKSSIDITGTIDHFSNFINDEQSELAHTSNFMIRSPYLDNKDIAEFIGSDSSKRKKKNKSEFKVTNLKEILRNINDSYFPTAIVALDSVILEGLEVSDFNAKLSFDTEGNFKLNNTDFSYHQGSIDVDLLASVDTSEELPVHLKTEIKAIDIQKLIADLDYLNIEELRAAEKIAGILDLKIDARTRLLSDGNIDINSLNGTIVFDLQDLELYDFKPVLESVVLMKEERFENLRFRPITQTFRIENGVVKVPRTQIQSSALQLYAEGEFKLNEYFDIWLSLPWKNLKSNDGIQLPEKETYQEAGAKFYLHLIQNKESNEEKERKLRTRFRLWNRELKNN, encoded by the coding sequence GTGGATAATACCAGCAAGAAAAAGAATAGAAAAAAGCCAAATTGGATCAAACGCATTCTAATTGCATTAGGTCTGCTATTTATTGCGCCAATATTTCTATTTACATTGGGATGGTTTAGTCGGGACCTTTTGATCGATGAACTTCAAATATGGTATGAAGCGAATAGTAACGGGACTCTGGAAATTGGAGAAGTAAACGCAAATTTTATCACTGGTTTTCCAAATGTTGGTTTTAGTATAGAAGATGTCAAACAAAGTAGTTTCGATACCATTCTGGATAAGAGAACCATCATAAAGCTGGCTCGAGTAGATGTGAATATTGCCGCAAAAGACCTGATGCGGGGAAATATTCAGTTTCGTAATATCAAGATTAGAGATGCGAGAGTTCATACCCAAGTTCTTACGCAAAAGAATCTGCAGGAGTATATAGAACTAAAGCTAAAAAAGCAGCTCGAACAGAACAGCGGATTTGATCTTCCCTCCTGGGTTCATCCTGAAAAAATCAATTTTCAACTGCAGAACGTTCACTTAATAGCTGAAAATAAGATCCTTCATAAGTATTTTGATCTTGTTGCAGAAAACGTCTCCGGCCAGGTTAGATCCGGTGACGAAATCATCAGTGGAAATATTAACTACGAGGTTTTAATCAACGATCTTGGATTCAATACGCGAAAAGGCAGTTTTATCAATGGAGCCCTGGCAACGGGAAGTCCTGAATTTGAACTGAAAAAATCTAATTATACACTAAGTATACCAGCTTTTAATCTTCAATTGGATGATCAAAATTTTGAAACGGAAGCTCGATTCGTTTTTAATAAACTTACAGAATACGAATTCAGTCTAAAAAATGAGCTAACAGATTTCAAGAAAATCCAGCAGTTCCTGGCAGATTCCCTGGCCGCTAAGGTAAAACCATACCAGCTACAGGATCCCATCGCTACCAATTTGAAACTAAAAGGAAAATTTGCATACGGGAACGTTCCATTCATTCATGTCGACTTCAGCACAAATAATAACAAACTTCAACTATTCGAAGAACTTGAACTGGAAAATGTAGAATCACACGGAATTCTCACTAATAACCTAAATTCGGTAGACTCCTTCGCAGAACAACCCGGGAAGCGAGATATTAAGCTTTATTTCAAGGATTTTTCAGCGAATCTGGATGATATACAGGTAAGTGCTCAGGACAGTTATTACCAGTCTACGGCAAACTTAAGAAACCAGGTTAAGGCCAATGTACAGGTCAAGGGTTCAAATGAAACCATGGCCACGGCTCTTGATCATGAGAATTTCAGTTTTAAGGGCGGACAGTTTTCTCTGGATGCTACAATAGATGGCAATATCGATGATCCTTATATGATCCTTAATGCTGCCAATGGTACATTTACTATGGGAAATACTCGGGTAGCTTTAAAGGAAAATAATGTACAGTTACCACTCAAGCGACTTGATCTAAAACTGGATCATAATAATTCCACTGTTCAACAATTACAGATCGACCTACCCAATGGGGAAAGTTTGAATTTTCAGGGTACTGTAAAGAATGTTTCCGCATTAATGGCTTCGAGCCCTTCTGCGCCTGCAGAGGCCAGTCTTATTTTGAACTCCGAAGCACTCAATCTTGATGACCTCATTAATACAGCAACTAAATTCACTTCAGAAAATGATAGTAATCAGGATAATTTAAAGACACTGCACCAGACACTCGCTGCGATCTATAAAAAATTTCGACCTGGCTTTCAGCTCAATATCAATTCTGTGATCTACCAGGATAACTTATTTCAAAATTTGAATGCCCGAGTACATTTGAAGAGTTCTGAAGTTATCCAGTTCGATCAACTTCAGTTCGATTACCAGGATGCCGAAACTTTACTTTCAGGAAGTGTTCGCGTTCCAGAAGTCAAAGAGAATAATCGCGAGCCTATTTTCATAAATGTAACCGCAGATTCGAAAGGCTCAATTAGAGTTTTTCAGGATCTTTTCAATATCAAATTGGTTTCTTTGCGCAAGGGTGATTATGCTTTTCAAGGTAAATTTACGGGTAATGTTCAGTATTTCGATCAGTTATTGAGAAACGCTGAAGGGGATCTCCAATTATCTGGTACAGAATTTTACTATCCTGAGGCCGAACTGAAATTTGCCATGGACACTCTGCATGTAGGAATTGAGAAAAGCAATATTCAGATCGACCGATTTGCATTGGAAACTATAGGTCATCACCCCATTTATCTACAGAGTAAGATAACAGATTTCGCTTCATTTCTATTGGAGGAGGATTCTGAAACCGGAAGTATTGCTGTAAAACTGGATGCAGATTATATCAATATTGACCAGTGGCTGGAATCCATTGCTGAAATGGAGCGAGACAGTTTGAAGGATATCAACAAGAATACACATGTTTCAAACATATTTCAGGATATCTATAAATTTCATCCAAAGATCCAGATTGAGTTGGACTCAGTAAAATTCAATGATCTTATTTCTGAAAATCTTAAAGCTATCGTGAATTTCGAGAATGACTCAATCCTCAAGCTTGATGAACTTAATCTGAATTTTAAAGAGACACGCGCCAATATTCAGGGCGCTATCACTGCAAGGGAGCCGGTCATTAATACTGAAAATGAAAATCCTTTTGACTTCCAGTTTTCCCTGGCTATGCAGGGGAAATCGAAAAATCTTAACGAGCTTCTTAATACTGTAAACTTTGAACTAAGTTCTGGTGATTTTGAGTTTACGGGAAGTTACCAGGGCCGGGCACAGGACCTTAATATTCTTAATTCTAATGCTGAAGGAGATCTTAAACTTGGTGCGACACTGGTCAGGATCAATGAAACAGATCTTGAAATTCCTGTAGATAGTTTGCATTTGATCATTAAAAATGATCTTGCAACTCTTGATCGACTCGATGTAGATCTTCCCGGTAAAAGTTCGATCGATATCACAGGTACTATCGATCATTTTTCGAATTTTATTAATGATGAACAGTCGGAACTTGCCCATACTTCTAATTTCATGATTAGATCGCCATACCTGGATAATAAGGATATTGCTGAATTTATAGGTTCTGATTCCTCAAAGAGAAAAAAGAAGAATAAATCTGAATTTAAGGTCACTAATCTCAAAGAAATTCTAAGAAATATTAATGATTCATACTTTCCAACTGCCATTGTCGCCCTGGACAGTGTTATACTTGAAGGGCTGGAGGTTTCAGATTTTAATGCCAAATTGAGTTTTGATACTGAAGGCAATTTTAAACTGAACAATACAGATTTTAGTTACCACCAGGGATCAATTGATGTTGATCTGTTGGCCAGTGTGGATACTTCGGAAGAGCTTCCAGTACATTTGAAGACAGAGATCAAAGCTATAGATATTCAGAAGCTAATAGCAGATCTTGATTATTTGAATATCGAAGAATTACGTGCTGCCGAAAAAATTGCAGGCATACTTGATCTAAAAATTGATGCCAGAACCAGGTTATTGTCCGACGGAAATATAGATATCAACTCACTAAACGGCACCATAGTTTTTGATCTGCAAGATCTGGAACTTTACGATTTTAAACCCGTTCTGGAGTCGGTAGTTCTAATGAAAGAAGAACGTTTTGAAAACTTAAGGTTCAGACCAATAACTCAAACTTTCAGAATTGAAAACGGTGTAGTAAAAGTTCCAAGAACACAAATACAATCTTCAGCTTTGCAATTGTATGCTGAAGGAGAATTCAAGTTGAACGAATATTTTGATATCTGGCTTTCCCTACCCTGGAAAAATTTAAAGTCAAATGACGGAATTCAATTACCTGAAAAGGAAACCTATCAGGAAGCAGGAGCTAAGTTTTACCTTCATCTAATTCAGAATAAAGAAAGCAACGAAGAAAAGGAACGAAAGCTGAGAACACGTTTTCGATTGTGGAATCGCGAATTAAAAAACAATTAG
- a CDS encoding NAD(P)/FAD-dependent oxidoreductase — translation MEKEDYSINIIGAGLSGLVAARVLEDHGYQPTIYEAESHVGGRLRTFEVDGYKLDRGFQVMLSQYPKIQQYLDLEALQLQKLKPGAVIYNKRESTRIGDPTRDISALFPTIFSSIGSISDKFKVLKLNLELKKLSLEEIFSKEETTTLEYLQHKGFSEKMISNFFRPFFSGIFLEPDLKTSSRMFEFVYKMFGEGDAVIPKNGINAIPMQLYKRLKTTKVNFNSRINQVTDDVLTLESGEQVKSHFTIIATEASSMVANLRGQKQDWKSCRCLYFTVEEDVIGDAIIGLQSDKEKLVNNIFYHSSILNNNVSEGKLLSATIVRDIEYSEEELVEKVSEELKFEFGIKTIKFLKHFYIPKALPDLKDIQYELQSTEARLSTQVFLAGDKLLNGSQNAAMLSGERAALGVIEVLEG, via the coding sequence ATGGAAAAAGAAGATTACAGTATTAATATTATTGGAGCTGGTTTAAGCGGACTCGTTGCAGCCAGAGTGCTTGAAGATCATGGTTATCAACCTACAATCTATGAAGCTGAAAGTCATGTGGGAGGAAGGTTGCGAACATTTGAAGTGGATGGATACAAGCTGGATAGAGGCTTCCAGGTAATGTTGAGTCAGTATCCAAAAATTCAGCAATATCTTGATCTGGAAGCTTTGCAGCTTCAAAAGCTGAAGCCCGGCGCAGTGATTTATAATAAGCGTGAAAGTACCAGGATTGGAGATCCTACCAGAGATATTTCGGCGTTATTTCCAACGATCTTTTCAAGTATCGGGTCGATTTCAGATAAATTTAAAGTGCTTAAACTTAACCTTGAGCTTAAGAAACTAAGCCTTGAGGAAATTTTCAGTAAAGAAGAAACCACTACGCTGGAATATCTTCAGCATAAAGGGTTCTCAGAAAAAATGATCAGTAATTTCTTCAGACCTTTTTTCTCAGGAATCTTTCTTGAGCCAGATTTGAAGACTTCCAGTAGGATGTTCGAGTTCGTCTATAAAATGTTCGGGGAAGGAGATGCGGTGATCCCGAAGAATGGAATTAATGCGATCCCAATGCAACTGTATAAAAGGCTGAAGACTACCAAAGTGAATTTTAATTCCAGGATCAATCAGGTAACTGATGATGTGCTGACGCTGGAAAGTGGCGAGCAGGTGAAATCTCATTTTACCATTATTGCTACGGAAGCAAGTTCAATGGTAGCGAATCTTCGGGGGCAAAAGCAGGACTGGAAATCATGTCGATGTTTATATTTTACCGTGGAAGAGGATGTGATTGGAGATGCGATTATAGGTTTACAATCTGATAAAGAGAAACTGGTCAATAATATTTTTTACCATTCTTCAATTTTAAACAATAACGTTTCAGAAGGAAAGCTGTTATCGGCAACAATTGTGCGTGATATAGAATACAGCGAAGAAGAATTGGTTGAGAAGGTTTCAGAAGAACTAAAGTTTGAATTTGGCATTAAAACGATCAAATTTTTAAAACACTTCTATATTCCAAAGGCGCTTCCAGACTTGAAAGATATTCAGTATGAACTGCAATCTACGGAGGCCCGCTTGAGTACACAGGTTTTCCTTGCCGGAGATAAACTGCTTAATGGTTCCCAGAATGCAGCTATGCTTAGTGGTGAGCGCGCAGCTTTAGGAGTGATCGAAGTACTGGAAGGATAA
- a CDS encoding AAA family ATPase produces MKILKIEFENINSLKGYHSIDFTKEPFTTNSLFAITGPTGSGKSSILDVISLALFNHVPRLGKITKNEIATKGAILTRNQKNAMARITYSCNSGIYSSQWTIEINRNNNLNDYEMEIHDHQSGKLIDLKKSLIPGKNEELIGLNYDQFIKAVLLAQGEFAQFLRAKKDERGELLEKITGTGIYRQLGIRAHEKNKAASQEIIQQQNEIRIIDQNLLSDEVFVEKKKELKEKSQICENWRSEIEGIKKAIELKKSVSDLESQLSSLKSSEEKAKSQLEDFEKEQGKLLKLHEKIEPKAERFREWSQNIARIKELEAEKSRLSNKLISTKKHIDELLENASALTGSKISEENLEKGIFGFRQRVLDLQQKRADKLSLYTTRKEQLKTELRDTEISVSDDAADLKSNLKTAFSTISSDLDKLLQKHQIARIEDISEEKEKLRVFQKRSRDAYRYFIELQDSRKESAAIMEQLKLLEPELKSAPEKINKLSKDTALLKSDLANKQLSLENLRLRASLEEHRKNLVDGKPCPLCGATNHPLAEENAGSASVLETEIASLTKNYESSRELLTREESKLENIRKNFKEYSEKLKALQQLEKEQIHRLSTNYEEFSNLKTNEEFQEYENSLEEKAQDLANMERSSRLSNSYKNALPIVDEIQEIIDAGKNLKLQIDGLYSGSNIQNDVQQLHTNWIRLLQERNSLTEQLKTITSQHSKIIENQEKLISELKSFCLENDFESIEAARKFLLSESEASNYRKEKQQITDRLTSVNASAKTLLEQLSKLKKIEPEQERTMLEKQLEDKTTKLGSMDTACKEIDRILKNYEENIDRKTKLQKEISEKEKQSKRWRILNELIGDSKGKKFNDFAQDLTLSRLLSLANVRLKDLNDRYLIDKPEAQEDDGLVAIDQHMGGQRRSVKTLSGGETFILSLSMALALSDLASKNVEINSLFIDEGFGTLDPETLDQTLDTLERLQAESSKTIGIISHVDSLKERISTQIKLTRNGQGYSSLEIS; encoded by the coding sequence ATGAAGATCCTAAAAATAGAATTCGAGAATATTAATTCCCTCAAGGGATACCATAGTATCGATTTTACCAAAGAACCTTTCACCACCAATTCGCTTTTTGCCATCACCGGTCCTACTGGCAGTGGGAAGAGTAGTATTCTCGATGTGATCTCTCTGGCATTGTTTAATCATGTGCCTAGGTTGGGGAAGATCACCAAGAACGAGATCGCTACCAAAGGAGCAATCCTTACCCGGAATCAGAAAAACGCGATGGCTCGCATTACCTATAGCTGTAATTCCGGGATCTATAGTTCCCAATGGACCATAGAGATCAACCGAAACAACAATCTGAATGATTATGAAATGGAAATTCATGATCATCAATCTGGCAAATTGATTGACTTAAAAAAGTCACTAATTCCAGGTAAGAATGAGGAATTGATCGGGCTCAATTATGACCAGTTCATAAAAGCTGTTTTGTTGGCGCAGGGTGAATTTGCCCAATTCCTAAGAGCAAAAAAGGATGAACGAGGTGAATTACTGGAGAAGATCACTGGAACCGGCATCTATCGACAGCTTGGAATTCGAGCTCATGAAAAAAATAAGGCTGCCAGCCAGGAGATCATTCAGCAGCAGAACGAGATCAGGATCATAGATCAAAATTTGCTTAGTGATGAAGTATTTGTCGAGAAAAAGAAGGAACTAAAGGAAAAATCTCAGATCTGCGAAAACTGGAGATCTGAGATAGAAGGTATCAAAAAAGCTATTGAGCTTAAAAAATCTGTCTCAGACCTGGAATCGCAACTTTCTAGTTTAAAGTCTTCGGAAGAAAAAGCTAAATCTCAACTGGAAGATTTTGAAAAGGAACAGGGAAAACTTTTAAAATTGCATGAGAAGATTGAACCCAAAGCTGAAAGATTTCGGGAATGGTCTCAAAACATTGCTAGAATAAAGGAACTGGAAGCTGAAAAGTCCAGACTCTCTAATAAGCTCATTTCTACAAAAAAACATATCGATGAGCTCTTGGAAAATGCTTCAGCGCTTACAGGTTCAAAAATTTCAGAAGAAAATCTGGAAAAAGGCATATTCGGTTTTAGACAACGAGTGCTGGATCTACAGCAAAAAAGAGCAGATAAACTTTCTCTTTACACTACCAGAAAGGAGCAGTTAAAGACAGAATTAAGAGATACGGAAATTTCAGTGAGTGATGATGCTGCTGACTTAAAATCGAATCTCAAGACTGCTTTTAGTACTATTTCTTCGGATTTAGACAAGCTACTTCAGAAACATCAAATTGCGAGAATCGAAGATATTTCAGAAGAAAAGGAAAAACTACGAGTATTTCAGAAGCGATCGCGGGATGCTTACCGTTATTTCATAGAGCTTCAGGATAGCAGAAAGGAGTCTGCCGCAATAATGGAGCAACTGAAACTTCTGGAACCTGAACTTAAATCTGCACCTGAAAAGATCAACAAACTATCAAAAGACACTGCTTTATTAAAGTCCGATCTGGCAAACAAGCAGCTTAGCCTTGAAAATTTGAGGTTACGTGCGAGCCTGGAGGAACACAGAAAGAATCTTGTGGATGGAAAACCATGCCCTCTCTGTGGAGCAACAAATCATCCTCTTGCAGAAGAAAATGCGGGTAGTGCTTCAGTTCTGGAAACTGAAATTGCCAGCCTGACAAAGAATTACGAGAGTTCCCGCGAATTACTAACCCGTGAAGAGTCTAAACTGGAAAATATCAGGAAAAATTTCAAAGAGTATTCTGAAAAGTTGAAAGCACTTCAGCAACTGGAGAAAGAGCAAATTCACCGTTTAAGTACTAATTATGAAGAATTCAGCAATTTAAAGACCAATGAAGAATTTCAGGAATACGAGAACAGCCTTGAAGAGAAAGCTCAGGATCTGGCGAACATGGAAAGGTCTTCGCGTCTTAGCAATTCTTACAAGAATGCGCTGCCTATCGTGGATGAAATTCAGGAAATTATCGATGCGGGTAAAAACCTGAAATTACAGATCGATGGCCTTTATTCAGGATCGAATATTCAAAATGATGTACAGCAACTGCATACAAATTGGATCAGACTTCTTCAGGAAAGAAATAGCCTTACAGAGCAACTGAAAACTATTACTTCTCAACACTCTAAAATCATAGAAAACCAGGAGAAATTAATAAGCGAACTTAAAAGCTTCTGCTTGGAAAATGATTTTGAAAGTATAGAAGCTGCCAGGAAATTTTTGTTGAGCGAATCTGAAGCCAGCAACTATAGAAAAGAAAAACAGCAGATCACCGATCGATTGACCAGTGTTAATGCTTCTGCTAAAACACTATTGGAACAGCTATCAAAATTGAAAAAGATCGAACCTGAGCAAGAGCGTACGATGCTCGAAAAACAGCTGGAAGACAAGACAACTAAACTGGGTAGCATGGATACTGCTTGTAAAGAGATCGATAGGATCTTAAAAAATTACGAGGAGAATATAGATCGTAAAACAAAACTGCAAAAGGAAATCTCAGAAAAGGAAAAACAGAGTAAAAGATGGCGTATTCTTAATGAACTTATAGGAGATTCTAAAGGAAAAAAATTCAACGATTTCGCCCAGGATCTTACTTTATCAAGATTACTAAGTCTTGCCAACGTTCGATTAAAAGATCTCAATGATCGCTATCTTATAGATAAACCGGAAGCACAGGAAGACGACGGACTCGTAGCAATTGATCAGCATATGGGTGGTCAGCGAAGATCTGTAAAAACGCTGTCTGGCGGAGAAACTTTTATACTTAGCCTGAGCATGGCGCTGGCATTGTCTGATCTTGCTTCTAAAAATGTAGAAATTAATAGTCTGTTTATCGATGAAGGTTTTGGTACACTGGATCCTGAAACACTGGATCAAACCCTGGATACTCTGGAAAGATTACAGGCCGAAAGTTCTAAGACCATTGGAATTATAAGTCACGTGGATTCACTGAAAGAGAGAATTTCCACGCAAATAAAACTGACAAGAAATGGACAGGGTTATAGTAGCCTGGAAATAAGTTAA